From Candidatus Neomarinimicrobiota bacterium:
TATCGCGACTTAGATACCCTCCAGACGGCCGTAAAGAAAGCGCTTGAGGAAGAAAATAATACGCAAGACACGAACCAAACCATTGCGGCAGCCGCATGAATCTCTCTCAACAAATTCCAACTAACTATTGGAAATTACCTTGCGGAATACCTCCAATACAGTATTTTACATTAATTCCGTGAGTGATCAGTTGGATCCGATAGTTTTAAATGCAGACAAAGGAACATTTCAAATGATTAAAGAACTGCCCTATATAACAGTGATCTTTATATTCATTACTGGTGCTCTGTTCGCCCAGCAGGATACAAATGATGCAAGGACAGCGCTTCGGAATGGTAACTTTGAAGAAGCGGTGGTTCTCTTCAAAAATGTTGTAAAGGAAGAGCCGGGAGATCCAGGTGCCTGGTTTGGATTGGGACGCGCACTTCATTCATTGGAGCAATACAATGAAGCGATATCCGCGTATCACACAGCAGATAGTTTGGGGTTTTATCCACAATTTTTGCAATACAACCTGGCATGTGTTTACGCTCTCTCAGGACAAAAACCAGCAGCCTTCCGGGCTCTACAGAATGCCATACAGGCCGGGTACAGTAATGCGGAGCATATGCAGGAGGACTCCGATCTAAATTCGCTTCGGGAGGAGAAACAGTTCATAGCATTAGTAGAACAGGCAGATCGTAATGCGCGCCCCTGCGAATACGACTCATTGTATCGACAGCTGGATTTCTGGATCGGCGAGTGGGATGTATACAATCCGCAGGGTCAAATGGTGGGACACAATACCATTATGAAAACGGCCAATGGCTGCATGCTGCTGGAAAATTGGAAAGGAACAGGCGGCTCAAATGGGAAGAGTATGAATTTCGTCCATCCGGAAACCGGCCAGTGGCGGCAACAATGGGTGGGCGGTTCCGGGTATATCATCGAATATACAGGGGAGTTTTCCGACGGCGCGATGCGATTCTCAGGGAAAAACATCCAGATGAATGGAACGACATCGCTCTCCCGGATGACACTGACTCCCAGGGAAGACGGCACGGTTCATCAACTGATAGAACAATCAGATGATGATGGCAAAACGTGGCAGGTATGGTTCGACGGGACTTATAAGCCTGTGGATGGAGAGTAGGGTATAAGGTATAGGGGATAGGGTATAGGGGATAGGGTATAGGGTATAGGGGACAACAGTGTTAACGTGTTCCTGTGTTCGAGTGTTACTGTTGGTACTGTTTCTTACTCATACCCATACTCATTCAAACTCTTAATCTTATTTTTCTTGTTCTGATGGATAAGGGAGAATGCAGAAGGAAAAAACTGTTCGTCGTTTGT
This genomic window contains:
- a CDS encoding tetratricopeptide repeat protein; the protein is MIKELPYITVIFIFITGALFAQQDTNDARTALRNGNFEEAVVLFKNVVKEEPGDPGAWFGLGRALHSLEQYNEAISAYHTADSLGFYPQFLQYNLACVYALSGQKPAAFRALQNAIQAGYSNAEHMQEDSDLNSLREEKQFIALVEQADRNARPCEYDSLYRQLDFWIGEWDVYNPQGQMVGHNTIMKTANGCMLLENWKGTGGSNGKSMNFVHPETGQWRQQWVGGSGYIIEYTGEFSDGAMRFSGKNIQMNGTTSLSRMTLTPREDGTVHQLIEQSDDDGKTWQVWFDGTYKPVDGE